The following are encoded together in the Pedobacter sp. D749 genome:
- a CDS encoding IlvD/Edd family dehydratase, producing MKSYRSSTWFGKKDKMGLIYRSWMKNQGMPEDMFDGRPVIGICNTWSELTPCNAHLRDIAESVRRGVLEAGGFPLEFPIMSLGETLMKPTAMLFRNLASMDAEESIRGNPIDGVVLLTGCDKTTPSTLMGAASVDLPTIVVPGGPMLNGKYHGHDIGSGTSVWKLTEELKKGEITYDEYAEVESCMSRSPGHCMTMGTASTMACMVEALGMSLSGGAAIPAVDSRRKRLAQLSGRRIVEMVKEDLKISKILTRDAFENAIKVNAAVGGSSNFIIHLTAIAGRMGVPLNLDDFDDIGSKMPLLVNLMPSGKFLMEDFYYAGGLPAVIKQMQSVLKMDTLTVSGKTHAENIADKGINYNKEVIYEFEQPIIQEAGITVLKGNLAINGAVIKPSAATPGLMQHRGRAVVFENIEDYHARVDDPDLDIDETCVMVLKTVGPVGYPGMPEVGNMTLPKKLLDKGVTDMVRISDGRMSGTAYGTVILHVSPESAIGGNLALVENGDMIELDVANKRIHLEVSDEALALRRSNWVPSIPAATRGYVNLYVNHVQQADKGADLDFLVGGSGSTVTRDSH from the coding sequence ATGAAATCATATAGAAGTTCGACCTGGTTTGGGAAAAAAGATAAAATGGGCCTCATCTACCGTAGCTGGATGAAAAACCAGGGCATGCCCGAAGACATGTTTGATGGCAGACCGGTAATCGGGATCTGTAATACGTGGTCTGAACTTACACCTTGCAATGCCCACCTGCGTGATATTGCCGAAAGTGTTCGTCGCGGGGTATTGGAGGCTGGCGGCTTTCCGCTCGAATTCCCTATCATGTCGTTGGGTGAAACGCTCATGAAACCCACCGCGATGTTGTTCCGTAATCTCGCCAGTATGGATGCAGAGGAATCAATAAGAGGCAATCCTATTGATGGTGTAGTATTACTTACGGGTTGCGATAAAACGACGCCTTCTACGCTAATGGGAGCGGCAAGTGTAGATTTACCGACAATTGTGGTTCCTGGCGGCCCCATGTTAAACGGAAAATATCACGGACATGACATCGGCTCAGGAACAAGCGTATGGAAGCTGACAGAGGAATTAAAGAAAGGCGAAATTACTTATGATGAATATGCAGAAGTAGAAAGTTGCATGTCTCGAAGTCCGGGCCACTGTATGACCATGGGCACGGCTTCTACTATGGCTTGTATGGTTGAAGCTTTAGGCATGAGCCTTTCGGGTGGTGCGGCTATACCTGCCGTTGATTCCCGGCGGAAAAGGCTTGCTCAGTTATCCGGAAGGAGAATAGTTGAAATGGTTAAAGAAGACCTGAAAATTTCTAAAATATTAACACGGGATGCTTTTGAAAATGCCATTAAGGTAAATGCTGCGGTAGGAGGGTCCTCAAACTTTATTATTCACCTCACCGCTATTGCAGGGCGTATGGGGGTGCCGCTAAACTTAGACGATTTTGATGATATTGGCAGTAAAATGCCGCTTCTGGTAAATCTTATGCCTTCAGGGAAATTTTTGATGGAGGATTTTTACTATGCCGGTGGTTTACCTGCTGTTATAAAACAAATGCAATCTGTTTTAAAAATGGATACCCTAACGGTAAGCGGGAAAACGCATGCCGAAAACATTGCCGATAAAGGAATAAATTACAATAAGGAAGTTATTTATGAATTTGAGCAGCCGATTATTCAGGAAGCCGGCATTACGGTACTAAAAGGTAATCTGGCAATTAACGGAGCGGTTATAAAGCCATCAGCAGCTACGCCCGGTTTAATGCAGCACAGGGGTAGGGCAGTCGTGTTTGAAAACATTGAGGATTACCATGCGAGAGTAGACGACCCTGATCTGGATATCGATGAAACTTGTGTGATGGTCTTGAAAACGGTTGGTCCGGTGGGTTATCCGGGTATGCCTGAGGTAGGTAACATGACATTACCAAAAAAACTACTAGACAAGGGCGTAACCGATATGGTAAGGATATCGGATGGCAGGATGAGTGGTACGGCATATGGCACGGTTATACTGCACGTATCGCCAGAGTCTGCTATTGGTGGAAATTTAGCGCTGGTAGAAAACGGCGACATGATTGAGCTGGATGTAGCCAATAAACGTATTCACCTTGAAGTGAGTGATGAAGCGTTAGCCCTGAGGCGAAGCAATTGGGTACCGTCAATTCCTGCTGCAACACGTGGTTATGTAAACTTATATGTAAACCATGTTCAGCAGGCAGATAAAGGTGCTGATCTGGACTTTTTAGTAGGCGGCTCAGGTTCAACCGTAACCAGAGACTCTCATTAA
- a CDS encoding immunity 51 family protein: MDTNSFKGLIKPFIWVEHENNVSVCLNVGEYKSEIFQLREDEGFEGNGYDWGSLAKIFLEEQKPELMEVVKFDPEAGMFCAYSSNTDALKTFIIAFKETCENETLIQDLFSRAELD, encoded by the coding sequence ATGGACACTAATAGTTTTAAGGGATTAATTAAGCCCTTTATTTGGGTAGAACACGAAAATAACGTTTCTGTATGCCTCAATGTTGGCGAATATAAATCGGAAATTTTCCAATTAAGAGAAGACGAAGGCTTTGAGGGAAACGGCTATGATTGGGGATCTTTAGCAAAAATATTTTTAGAAGAACAAAAGCCCGAATTAATGGAGGTAGTTAAGTTTGACCCCGAAGCAGGAATGTTTTGTGCTTATTCCTCAAATACAGATGCTTTAAAAACTTTTATAATTGCGTTTAAAGAAACCTGCGAAAATGAAACTTTAATACAAGATTTGTTTTCAAGAGCAGAATTAGATTAA
- a CDS encoding Imm26 family immunity protein, with protein sequence MSKVKKYVEGGEVFCIPLFWISENYDPNNPLILSKQDDNKVFAFGRAIEDRGGAGILVEIFDLLGPIKTKCDEIVNSNRLFDPILMFWQGVRKKRWKVVCKTANYNKYVDSGYSDIKMVMEEGDGFYIKTFDTGEKSILSASDASNYELAKIWHPIQLEKRIAERIL encoded by the coding sequence ATGTCAAAAGTAAAAAAATATGTAGAGGGTGGCGAAGTTTTTTGTATACCATTATTTTGGATAAGTGAAAATTATGATCCAAATAACCCACTCATATTAAGCAAACAAGATGACAACAAAGTTTTTGCATTTGGACGGGCTATAGAAGACAGAGGCGGTGCAGGGATTTTAGTCGAAATCTTCGATCTTTTAGGCCCTATTAAAACGAAATGTGATGAAATTGTTAATTCGAATCGTTTGTTCGATCCCATATTAATGTTTTGGCAGGGAGTGAGGAAAAAAAGATGGAAAGTTGTTTGTAAAACAGCAAATTATAATAAATATGTTGATTCTGGTTATTCGGATATTAAAATGGTAATGGAAGAAGGGGATGGATTTTATATCAAAACATTTGATACAGGGGAAAAAAGTATTTTGTCTGCAAGCGATGCGAGTAATTATGAATTAGCTAAAATCTGGCATCCGATCCAGTTAGAAAAAAGAATTGCTGAGAGAATTTTATAG
- a CDS encoding helix-turn-helix domain-containing protein: MIEITKQLKESVELFPNLTECKSSLGPIQDALYVLGGKWRIPILVAMLEGNKHFGEIQRAINKISAKVLSHELKELELNGFVTRRVYGTKPVGIEYELTEYTNSLGAVIVALREWGLLHRKKVKTEWN, encoded by the coding sequence ATGATTGAGATAACAAAACAACTAAAGGAATCTGTCGAGCTATTTCCTAATCTAACGGAATGTAAATCCTCATTAGGCCCAATACAAGACGCATTATATGTATTGGGCGGAAAATGGAGGATTCCAATTTTGGTTGCAATGCTTGAAGGCAACAAGCATTTTGGTGAAATTCAAAGGGCAATAAATAAGATTTCTGCAAAAGTGCTTTCACACGAATTAAAAGAACTAGAATTAAATGGTTTTGTAACCCGGCGTGTTTATGGCACGAAACCTGTAGGTATTGAATACGAACTGACAGAATATACAAATTCGCTTGGTGCTGTAATTGTGGCATTGAGGGAGTGGGGACTATTACACCGTAAAAAAGTGAAGACGGAATGGAATTGA
- a CDS encoding gluconate:H+ symporter gives MDVLILFGCIVTLVLLIAWAKVNTFLAFLIVSVGAALLLGMPAASIPQTINKGLGDTLGSLAIIIVLGAMLGKLVASSGAAQKIASVLKKTFGPKHIAWAMSLTGFIVGIPLFYNVGFVLLIPIIFSVAYNYKLPLVYVGLPMLASLSVMHGFLPPHPSPMALVTQFNADLVKTFTYGLIVAIPAIIIAGPLFAKVLINMKSSPTVTLQADELPDNELPGITNSVVSALLPVLIILGTTLITRLCSGNMAVVNFAGFIGDPTIAMILTICIATFTLGIRSGKKLTDIMVIYVDATKDIAMILLIIGSAGILKQVFVETGVSNSLAAILQGLTLPPLLLAWLITAVLRLCLGSATVAGLTAAGIVYPLVGPHGADPNLMVLAVGSGSLFCSHVNDSSFWLFKEYLGLSIKQTFLSWSLMETLVSVIGLIGILIMNQVLFR, from the coding sequence ATGGATGTACTGATTCTTTTTGGCTGTATAGTTACACTTGTATTATTAATTGCCTGGGCGAAGGTTAATACCTTTCTTGCGTTTTTAATCGTATCGGTAGGGGCAGCTTTATTGTTAGGTATGCCTGCCGCCAGTATTCCGCAAACGATTAATAAAGGATTAGGAGATACATTAGGATCGCTGGCAATCATTATCGTTTTGGGTGCCATGCTCGGAAAACTCGTCGCCTCAAGTGGTGCCGCTCAAAAAATAGCTTCGGTATTAAAAAAGACATTCGGCCCTAAACACATCGCCTGGGCCATGTCTTTAACAGGTTTTATAGTGGGCATTCCATTATTTTATAATGTTGGGTTTGTGTTGCTTATTCCAATTATTTTTTCGGTAGCGTACAACTATAAATTACCCCTGGTATATGTGGGCTTGCCTATGCTTGCATCGCTGTCTGTAATGCATGGTTTTTTGCCTCCTCATCCATCGCCCATGGCTTTGGTTACCCAGTTTAATGCAGATCTGGTTAAGACTTTTACCTATGGTTTAATTGTGGCCATACCTGCCATCATTATAGCAGGTCCTCTTTTCGCAAAAGTGTTAATCAATATGAAATCCAGCCCAACAGTTACCTTGCAGGCCGATGAACTGCCCGATAATGAATTGCCGGGGATAACAAATAGTGTGGTTTCTGCATTGTTACCTGTACTGATCATTTTGGGTACCACGTTGATCACCAGGTTATGTAGTGGCAATATGGCTGTTGTAAATTTTGCCGGATTTATCGGTGACCCGACTATTGCCATGATATTAACCATTTGTATTGCAACATTTACACTAGGAATCAGGTCAGGTAAAAAGCTGACTGACATTATGGTCATTTATGTTGATGCAACAAAAGATATAGCGATGATTCTTTTAATAATCGGAAGCGCAGGCATTTTGAAACAGGTATTTGTAGAAACAGGGGTGAGCAACAGCCTTGCCGCAATTTTGCAGGGGCTAACCCTGCCACCTTTATTATTGGCCTGGTTAATAACGGCGGTGTTAAGGCTTTGCCTGGGTTCGGCTACCGTAGCTGGCCTCACCGCTGCCGGTATCGTTTATCCGCTTGTTGGGCCTCATGGTGCCGATCCAAATTTAATGGTGCTTGCGGTCGGTTCAGGGAGCCTGTTTTGTTCGCACGTAAATGACTCCTCTTTCTGGCTATTTAAAGAGTATTTGGGATTATCTATCAAACAAACATTTTTGTCCTGGTCGCTGATGGAAACGCTGGTTTCTGTTATCGGACTTATTGGAATACTGATTATGAACCAGGTACTGTTTAGGTAG
- a CDS encoding DUF6531 domain-containing protein, translated as MAFKIENNPIVLPASVDPQPAAKHFDIVLGLDFHVLKVPWPITPCPITPFAALIFDPMDYIHFTLPAMPVYAEGSFTIAKDVPMGGTVLINGCYRGAAQGALWGMPSVPPIMGKLKGLGKAVKALNLLHSVIPHPLFLLPKFFHPHEGQLSHGSKTVITQGMYQSTFLCRAYSCQDIGKILYNNPTGGFYLNFLTAVMVVLPLGRPVIIGGPKEEQPLTFADLVNSLMFMGLMHGLKFAIKMLGKLLTKLMAKIEAKFPGFSKFRNAVQPFVCKYLGEPVDAASGHMASYLEGFTLPGPIPLVWEANYYSDSQYNGPLGKNIYHSYDITLLINEADKMVVMNDTAGRPVVFPILQPGTSFYNPIEKFELHRDEQGEYFIGSKDGLFYYFNAPLANANNHGLLRSIANRNGFAIRFSYNEQGHLIQIKDSADRIITVESNEEGLITALVLPNPGIANSSLTFQAVRYTYTSEGNLNGLYNAEGFRNRFAWKDRYITARSFNDGTIFTFEYDDKGRCTAALGPNGLFSYTFVYQNGLTLATNSLGHTRNYYHKNGIVTKIVNSNGGEQLFTYDDCSNLIATSNELGIATTYQYDDYGNLTEVNLPGQGAVTIKYNKLNKPTETTLPNGGLWQYEYDDAGNLISKKNPAGGTTGYTYNHDGLINTISNVMGQVTQLYYDTDYNLRGVELPNQTQISYYYDALGRCIEIKDALNNFQYRKYNLSGKLTELKDTDGNLHRLVYDSMGNVIEANNRHSQVKLAYNFFGDVINRTQGNTNIAFLYDKEGQLTQVINENNESYRFELDSEGNVLTEIGFDGLTRQYLRNEAGQVVQTTLPNGQQQGYEYTPAGQLSTIYYHADNSTEQYDYDAMGNLITATNNLATVQLQRDVMGNIIQESSNQHSLNNTFNLLGQRTHLKSSLGADLNLKYNAQMNWVEQINANGWQADIKYNHAGQEVQRSTTGKVEQHNSYDDAGRLSQQTVQQGNKRLQRQYSWNGDRLTAISDSSTGSKTFKHDVHGNLAEVIYGDGTVEFRMPDAVGNLYQTPEQKDRRYDKGGRLLKSRTAAYSYDALGNLIKKEERNGQVWHYSWNAAGMLVKVTRPDGHEVNFGYDALGRRIFKKFKQTITNFVWDGNKPLHEWKEFDTKDSTTDDLITWVFNQGNFAPAAKIKGNKKYSIIADHLGTPIQGYDDEGSLMWQREIDSYGNAKMQVGEAGFCNYLYQGQTLDTETGLAYNRFRYYAPEEGMYISQDPIRLRSGEANLYSYVSDVTLSADIFGLETCKLTAEEKRKLREMYPDDEMTRPHDHHIVRENAPTNWDDQHRQYILDSQKILDNNGIGLNDDMRNFTRAENGGGAHTKEAAKHVWEELNQSTNVEQTLKDLAGQMNQGIFF; from the coding sequence ATGGCATTTAAAATAGAAAATAATCCGATAGTGCTGCCAGCCTCTGTTGATCCACAACCGGCGGCAAAACATTTCGATATCGTTCTGGGGCTTGATTTCCATGTACTAAAGGTGCCCTGGCCGATTACGCCCTGCCCTATTACCCCCTTTGCGGCGTTAATTTTTGATCCGATGGATTATATCCACTTTACGCTTCCGGCAATGCCCGTGTACGCTGAAGGTTCATTTACAATTGCTAAGGATGTGCCAATGGGCGGCACGGTATTAATTAACGGATGTTACAGGGGTGCAGCGCAGGGAGCGCTTTGGGGTATGCCTTCTGTACCGCCTATAATGGGCAAACTTAAAGGTTTGGGTAAAGCGGTCAAAGCCTTAAATTTGCTGCATTCGGTAATCCCCCACCCTTTATTCCTGCTGCCAAAATTTTTCCACCCCCATGAGGGGCAACTCTCTCACGGCAGTAAAACCGTGATTACCCAGGGCATGTATCAAAGCACTTTTTTATGCCGGGCATATTCCTGTCAGGATATAGGGAAAATTTTGTACAACAATCCCACCGGGGGCTTTTATTTAAATTTTTTAACTGCCGTTATGGTCGTTCTTCCGCTAGGGAGGCCTGTTATTATTGGCGGTCCAAAAGAAGAGCAACCGCTTACATTTGCAGATTTAGTGAATAGCTTAATGTTTATGGGCCTTATGCATGGACTTAAGTTTGCCATAAAAATGCTGGGTAAACTGCTCACCAAACTAATGGCAAAAATTGAAGCTAAGTTTCCGGGCTTTAGCAAGTTTAGAAATGCGGTACAACCTTTTGTTTGTAAATATTTAGGTGAACCGGTAGATGCAGCCAGTGGCCACATGGCCAGTTATTTAGAAGGTTTTACCTTGCCCGGGCCAATACCTTTGGTATGGGAGGCAAATTATTACAGCGACAGCCAGTACAACGGCCCTTTGGGCAAGAACATTTACCACAGTTACGACATTACCCTGCTGATCAATGAAGCAGATAAAATGGTTGTAATGAACGATACTGCAGGCCGGCCAGTTGTGTTTCCTATTTTACAACCGGGTACCAGCTTTTACAACCCCATAGAAAAATTTGAGCTACACCGAGATGAGCAGGGTGAATATTTTATTGGCAGTAAAGATGGTTTGTTTTATTATTTTAATGCACCGCTGGCCAATGCGAACAACCATGGCCTCTTACGCAGCATTGCCAATAGAAATGGCTTTGCCATCAGGTTTAGTTATAACGAACAAGGACATTTAATTCAAATTAAAGATAGTGCAGATCGAATAATTACGGTAGAAAGTAACGAAGAAGGATTAATTACCGCACTTGTTCTGCCAAATCCAGGTATTGCCAATAGCAGTCTCACCTTTCAGGCGGTGAGGTACACTTACACCAGCGAAGGCAACTTAAATGGCCTCTACAATGCTGAAGGCTTTAGAAATCGTTTTGCCTGGAAAGACAGGTACATTACAGCCCGCAGTTTTAATGATGGCACCATATTTACGTTCGAATATGACGATAAAGGAAGGTGTACCGCAGCCCTTGGGCCAAATGGTTTGTTTAGCTATACCTTTGTATATCAAAATGGGCTAACCCTGGCCACCAACAGTTTGGGGCACACCAGAAACTACTACCATAAAAATGGCATCGTTACTAAAATTGTAAACAGCAATGGCGGCGAGCAGTTATTTACTTATGATGATTGCAGTAATTTAATCGCCACCAGCAACGAGCTGGGCATAGCCACCACCTACCAATACGATGATTATGGAAACCTGACCGAAGTTAACTTACCGGGGCAGGGAGCTGTAACCATTAAATACAATAAACTTAACAAACCAACCGAAACCACCTTGCCCAACGGAGGGCTGTGGCAGTATGAATATGATGATGCCGGTAATTTAATCAGCAAAAAGAACCCTGCAGGAGGCACAACAGGTTATACCTATAACCATGATGGTTTAATCAATACCATTAGTAATGTGATGGGGCAGGTTACGCAATTGTACTACGATACCGATTATAACCTGCGTGGCGTAGAATTGCCAAACCAGACACAAATAAGCTACTATTACGATGCCTTGGGCAGGTGCATAGAAATTAAAGATGCGCTTAACAATTTCCAGTATAGAAAATACAACCTATCAGGCAAGTTAACGGAACTAAAAGATACCGATGGCAACCTGCATCGGTTGGTTTACGATAGCATGGGCAATGTTATTGAAGCAAACAACAGGCATAGCCAGGTAAAACTGGCCTACAACTTTTTTGGCGATGTCATCAATCGTACCCAGGGCAACACCAACATTGCTTTTTTATACGATAAAGAAGGACAGCTTACCCAGGTGATTAACGAAAACAATGAAAGCTACCGCTTCGAATTGGATAGTGAAGGTAATGTGCTTACCGAAATAGGTTTTGATGGCCTTACCCGCCAATACCTGCGTAACGAAGCCGGGCAAGTAGTACAAACTACCCTCCCCAACGGACAGCAGCAAGGCTACGAATACACCCCTGCAGGCCAACTCAGTACAATTTACTACCATGCCGATAACAGCACGGAGCAGTATGACTATGATGCCATGGGCAACCTGATTACGGCCACCAATAACCTGGCTACGGTACAGTTACAGCGTGATGTAATGGGCAATATTATACAGGAAAGCAGCAACCAGCATAGTTTAAACAATACCTTTAATTTATTGGGGCAACGTACGCATTTAAAGAGCAGCCTGGGTGCCGACCTTAACTTAAAGTACAATGCCCAAATGAACTGGGTGGAGCAAATTAATGCCAATGGCTGGCAGGCCGATATCAAATACAACCATGCCGGGCAAGAGGTACAACGCAGCACCACAGGTAAAGTAGAACAGCACAACAGTTATGATGATGCCGGGAGGCTTAGCCAGCAAACGGTACAGCAGGGAAATAAAAGACTGCAGCGCCAGTACAGTTGGAACGGAGATCGGTTAACGGCCATTAGCGATAGCAGTACAGGCAGCAAAACCTTTAAGCACGATGTACATGGCAACCTGGCCGAGGTAATTTATGGCGATGGCACGGTAGAATTTAGAATGCCCGACGCTGTGGGCAACCTGTACCAAACGCCAGAACAAAAAGACCGCAGATACGATAAGGGTGGGCGTTTGTTAAAAAGCAGAACTGCCGCCTACAGCTACGATGCGCTGGGTAATTTAATTAAAAAAGAAGAAAGGAATGGCCAGGTGTGGCACTACAGCTGGAATGCCGCAGGCATGCTGGTTAAAGTTACCCGACCCGATGGCCACGAGGTGAACTTTGGCTACGATGCTTTGGGAAGAAGGATTTTTAAAAAATTTAAACAAACCATTACTAATTTTGTATGGGATGGTAATAAGCCACTGCACGAATGGAAAGAGTTTGACACTAAGGATAGCACGACCGATGATTTAATAACCTGGGTATTTAATCAAGGTAATTTTGCACCAGCGGCCAAAATAAAAGGCAATAAAAAATACAGTATTATTGCAGATCATTTGGGCACACCCATACAAGGTTATGATGATGAAGGTTCTTTAATGTGGCAGAGGGAAATAGATAGCTACGGCAATGCTAAAATGCAGGTTGGCGAAGCAGGTTTTTGCAACTACCTCTATCAGGGCCAAACTTTAGATACCGAAACCGGTTTAGCTTATAATCGTTTTAGGTATTACGCGCCGGAAGAGGGGATGTATATCAGTCAGGATCCGATAAGGTTGAGAAGCGGAGAAGCAAATCTATATTCTTACGTAAGTGATGTTACATTAAGTGCGGATATATTTGGATTAGAAACTTGTAAACTTACTGCGGAAGAGAAACGAAAATTAAGGGAAATGTATCCGGATGATGAAATGACTAGGCCACATGATCATCATATCGTTAGAGAAAATGCACCGACAAACTGGGATGATCAACATAGGCAGTATATTTTGGATTCACAAAAGATTCTGGACAACAATGGTATTGGGTTGAATGATGATATGCGCAATTTCACAAGAGCGGAAAATGGAGGTGGGGCACATACTAAAGAAGCCGCAAAGCATGTATGGGAAGAATTAAACCAAAGTACTAACGTAGAGCAGACGCTTAAAGATTTGGCTGGGCAAATGAATCAGGGAATATTTTTTTAG
- a CDS encoding ankyrin repeat domain-containing protein has product MNEKINELNEAIKSGELKNVKIIIENSPELIKSYTGVLESPMHFSARYGTKEITEYLFSISGYPIDSSKSGYETALTIAAGAGKLELSEWLLGNGANVNGLGVNLLSPLMSAVMGGHLDIVRLLVKNRADVNRMHVRTGLLPLDYAKSRGFKEIEEFLFSQGAKGHYKLPEWVDGNVKGSGILEHVTLRLGKILPVDITSKTDISPVVLKMVPVNNKKNRVLFTFGLFEFHKPMLELFIVLPEYWNFYDQSASNQFPIIFLSKLVEEIKSGRKIAEGDYLLREEKVFEGLEWPPGIAGLFISDVKWKSPKNADQADKKIQNDEKVFLFTLIPIRATTGGYSKMSLEKSRDAGWAKLTLNI; this is encoded by the coding sequence ATGAACGAAAAAATCAATGAATTAAATGAGGCTATTAAATCCGGAGAATTAAAAAATGTCAAGATAATTATTGAAAATTCTCCGGAGCTAATAAAATCTTACACGGGAGTATTAGAAAGCCCAATGCATTTTAGCGCAAGATATGGTACTAAAGAAATTACAGAGTATCTATTTTCTATTTCAGGCTATCCGATAGACAGCTCAAAATCGGGTTACGAGACAGCATTAACAATTGCCGCTGGTGCCGGTAAACTTGAATTGAGTGAATGGTTATTAGGAAATGGCGCTAATGTTAATGGTCTGGGTGTAAACCTACTCTCTCCCTTAATGAGTGCAGTAATGGGTGGGCATCTTGATATAGTAAGATTATTAGTGAAGAATCGAGCGGATGTCAACCGAATGCATGTAAGGACAGGCTTATTGCCATTAGATTATGCAAAATCAAGAGGATTCAAAGAAATAGAAGAGTTTCTTTTCTCACAAGGAGCAAAAGGTCATTATAAGCTGCCGGAGTGGGTTGATGGTAACGTGAAAGGGAGTGGAATACTAGAGCATGTTACCTTGAGATTGGGGAAAATTTTACCAGTTGATATCACCTCTAAAACTGATATTTCTCCTGTTGTATTAAAAATGGTTCCTGTCAACAATAAAAAAAACCGTGTACTTTTCACTTTCGGGCTTTTCGAGTTCCATAAGCCAATGCTGGAATTATTTATAGTTCTTCCCGAATATTGGAATTTTTACGATCAATCAGCTTCCAATCAATTTCCCATAATATTCTTGAGTAAGTTGGTTGAAGAAATTAAATCGGGAAGAAAAATTGCGGAAGGAGATTATTTACTTAGAGAAGAAAAAGTATTTGAAGGACTTGAATGGCCACCCGGGATTGCTGGATTATTTATCAGTGATGTAAAATGGAAATCACCAAAGAATGCCGATCAAGCTGATAAAAAAATACAAAATGATGAAAAAGTTTTCCTTTTTACTTTGATACCAATTCGAGCCACAACGGGAGGATATTCCAAGATGTCACTGGAAAAAAGCAGAGATGCAGGCTGGGCCAAATTAACCTTAAATATTTAA
- a CDS encoding Imm26 family immunity protein yields MAKIELKPKDKSRRQKFEPGYIFSINMHNGKFGFGRCISKVSIGHIVEIFNYISKNQEFTTKITEIRMFDPIPIDSYSLIRTSREGDWTVIGKTDNYQPTNIEDIKYTYGSGPKRKLVDIKGNITEISENESKKYPYYSPKGDLDVIEMINNSISK; encoded by the coding sequence ATGGCAAAAATTGAATTAAAACCTAAAGATAAAAGTAGACGTCAAAAATTTGAACCAGGTTATATTTTTAGTATAAATATGCATAATGGCAAATTTGGTTTTGGAAGATGTATATCAAAAGTTAGTATAGGACATATTGTTGAGATATTTAATTATATATCTAAAAATCAAGAATTTACAACTAAAATAACAGAAATCAGGATGTTTGATCCCATCCCTATTGACTCATATTCTTTGATAAGAACTTCAAGGGAAGGTGATTGGACGGTTATAGGTAAAACAGACAATTATCAACCGACAAATATTGAAGATATCAAATATACTTATGGATCTGGGCCTAAAAGAAAACTAGTTGATATTAAAGGCAATATTACAGAAATAAGTGAAAATGAATCCAAAAAATATCCTTATTACAGTCCTAAGGGTGATTTAGATGTTATAGAAATGATAAACAATTCAATTTCTAAATAG
- a CDS encoding SDR family oxidoreductase, whose protein sequence is MGKTIVIIGAGPGVGFAVAQRFGKEGYNVALLARSEEKLNDLVKQLEAQEIPVASFYADVLDRNSLKDALFAVKKHFGSIDVIEFSPTPSMETMRTPRNIDVENAAFHLDFQLLSAITVVQAVLPDMLSKKEGSLLFTTASSAQKPTSMTASFGIAAGALLNYIRVLNNDLSAENIFAGIVSIGGLVYNTGEPDQELLKHFPQGTPAISSREVAETHWKMHFEKKENEIILGKTFSF, encoded by the coding sequence ATGGGAAAAACTATTGTAATAATTGGTGCCGGTCCAGGTGTTGGATTTGCTGTGGCACAACGTTTTGGGAAAGAAGGTTACAATGTAGCTCTTTTGGCAAGAAGTGAAGAAAAATTAAATGACTTGGTTAAACAGCTTGAAGCACAAGAAATTCCGGTTGCTTCTTTTTACGCTGATGTCTTGGATAGAAATTCTTTAAAAGATGCTTTGTTTGCTGTAAAAAAACATTTTGGTTCCATTGATGTTATTGAGTTTAGTCCCACTCCTTCAATGGAAACCATGCGTACACCAAGAAATATTGATGTTGAAAATGCAGCATTCCATTTAGACTTCCAATTGTTAAGCGCAATTACAGTAGTACAAGCGGTGCTGCCTGATATGCTGTCTAAAAAAGAGGGAAGTTTGTTATTTACAACTGCTTCGTCTGCACAAAAACCAACTTCTATGACAGCAAGTTTCGGAATTGCTGCTGGTGCTTTGTTAAATTATATCCGTGTGCTGAACAACGACTTGTCAGCTGAAAATATTTTCGCAGGGATTGTGTCAATTGGTGGGTTGGTGTATAATACCGGCGAACCCGACCAAGAATTATTAAAACATTTCCCTCAGGGGACGCCTGCTATTTCCTCAAGAGAGGTTGCAGAGACACATTGGAAAATGCACTTTGAAAAGAAAGAAAACGAAATCATACTCGGAAAAACTTTTTCGTTTTAA